In one window of Amblyomma americanum isolate KBUSLIRL-KWMA chromosome 9, ASM5285725v1, whole genome shotgun sequence DNA:
- the LOC144104969 gene encoding papilin-like, which translates to MGKRQITVFLAVLQVISWIDAERQQERNQRCLKPPKLEGCSTVVLKWSYIEGENKCEQNFVCSGHPNSFTKEHDCTKACPPIHGKMPKPRKVDCMDWLLRGDRCYRYRFGWHPNSKGVRRWGMIYTGCGQWSNRLYFYDMKKRDCREIKRPNPKAE; encoded by the exons ATGGGCAAGCGGCAGATAACAGTATTTCTAGCTGTTTTACAGGTAATTTCCTGGATTGATGCAGAAC GGCAGCAGGAGAGAAACCAGCGCTGTCTCAAGCCTCCCAAACTGGAAGGATGTTCAACCGTTGTATTGAAATGGAGCTACATTGAAGGAGAAAATAAGTGTGAACAAAACTTCGTCTGCTCCGGACATCCCAACAGCTTTACTAAGGAACATGATTGCACGAAGGCTTGCCCACCAA TTCATGGAAAGATGCCGAAGCCCCGAAAAGTAGACTGCATGGACTGGCTCTTACGTGGTGATAGATGCTACCGATATCGCTTTGGGTGGCACCCAAACAGTAAAGGCGTAAGACGCTGGGGCATGATCTACACCGGCTGCGGGCAATGGTCCAACCGGCTATACTTCTACGACATGAAGAAAAGAGATTGCCGTG aaattAAAAGGCCGAATCCTAAAGCCGAGTGA